A window of the Podospora bellae-mahoneyi strain CBS 112042 chromosome 6, whole genome shotgun sequence genome harbors these coding sequences:
- a CDS encoding hypothetical protein (EggNog:ENOG503NZ83; COG:S) has translation MAPVERDTPRDLRHQHSASLSDHGRALVPMWDSSDPERAPPPLPLNPQSPIVSRTGTSSAIQSAHAALAEKARENAALVPHVPKHQRLEVSPERPLPIPGMAPAPLGANTHRRMNSLQPTSVKDMSMMIEAGSSPARELPVQRSPEKNTRPVTPSRNARNSWIEPKDEKDYFGHSGDDRSTLKPGPSLTPIIRPTARRATHQSILGENTPPPSATMLALQNMSTQSNTHLPSTNTNLYSSPMGPNPPPPSMEPEKPQPPPPQPQAHAQPLGDITNNSHAMVQVAKVPESLDLLSNQILTLTDIATTLQKEMSLLSRRSRDNATDLLSLKEATNARDEDIRKSLRDLITESKARAANRDLYGGPLLLEGRHHTTSPTQLSKSVRPFSLPRIPSPNSFAASFDRESMLSTPSLVGSETGTNSTTVTLVEKIIRDMATKEGQENLGHKLSDLSGKLSGMATADKIEELARFIKENQQQAVIAAAAGGAGGGGGGGNKNRSWDVGEDDDDDSPSNSSRLLQGGGDVNEEVYKAIKTVKDSLANAGGLTAEVKALVVKLRGEVLHMGRDLGQKFEELLAEGVPSNGGGDGNKADMQRIIEQGLAQMSEQMNKILRDYRYTGGSGGDVSTEAHALTGPREAHQFDSQELYNAMRAALKDTHPRTPDLRREDVMQAVKDAWEKYKPEIEIQQIGLEREEVLECLAQGLADFKRPMGATRDEVFSAVAEGLRNYQPPKVEMLRKQDILEVVTECLGEWEVPQPPKTGDEVTREDVLDAVREGLLAMPPPPEPKGASRDDVIDAVADALDAFDFSKTVSKALVTQPFTKGDVAEAVSQALKGLDLSDDMLDAVQEGLRGQEEKVRQAVEQGFKGFDIEALAAMIPRPDLSRVDVADAVKEGLEFLDLSRDDVADAVKDGLEKMDLTNTLSKSVAETVKKVLEDHNFGSSSHSANNERALVPRSASMGSHIPMPSPPSFSGSEIPMNASPGSSVSKSDIEEAVKSALDSLDFSLDLSDAVKTTLDGFDFAAAAGSSSGATKSELSKADVVDAVKEGIRALDLSTEIAADVIDIVKKELEQGDSAKSQDPEAMVAAVKRGLQEVDLTTEIAADLMESVRKEFQTLSSGSAVISANATSPAASNEEVLAKLQEIRDAMVAEFKAATEESKKSTVDSDGLEKLRSEIESYVERVKGESSSSEDKEEFMQDLLKTLDGFRDEVGELVLKSTDSSKTMLKEELESLREVVNSSMVPVTPQAGMYTQEVLMAIQEGLSSLRAEVSSRPIAGLTEILDALQEGLGDIRVSINNLRDKPADLTANDEILEALKAGLDSVRADIDDMRKSTSNELALVKKAQDNDEEEIKVRAIIPVEKTVQKDDIKNLETLLTQLGKKVEVMQATSVPDPDAMSKEDARRMQDTIRQVQESVAKLPSQVPLASMEDALKKIQATVIEMSTRDPPPRKPKEPRVPSENDEPALREDVEAIETILRNTKARLDDLIDGEQGVRKDHIDALEALILETRESLAGLVSHVDTLSKKDNIDALETLILETRESVGGVASQLEIVSQKEDILKVESLVNQVVAAFDEMKERHEKALDDPERITKTDVEAVEAVCLDTKVLIENIMKVDLASLPTKENMDNLELQLGELKECIDFHALDAQKATEDRQAEIVGVGERVGEVKAILEDFHGVLRGKLEEGAKGVDSIHLLLDGFSTTIKEAITKNDTVGDDLKVMLDALKTDVEESKASFSTANLETNEKVQAASNTVIAKLDERIADLMGKYDEFQLLHEERAAKGEKRDADMEAAVVGNKAIAEELKQLVDTLGSAVTDSMERMEEASKTVFERVEALVTKSDEGQLEAKTEHSLTREIVQEAITKVGSVNDQVAEYQPKILQTLEDFVSTVGQHYEQLHTKAQAIQERVEIPVEKYDDTVVNEKLDVLVGHTEVADKAFGRLDTLDEVHSQVKATAAELAIFIAAQTQRIADEHEDKEKTLQETIVALERKLEEKQQVEAQISNLREEQERLKQYISVTLPQEQEQITIAFMSNLQSEEARLKETITSLKEEQELLKETFLSNLKEEQTRIKEANVALKAEQDQLKESFIANLKEEQARIMETNVALKEEQDKLKETFLANLREEEGRLKELNDALREEQQTIRDTYLANLREEESLLKEINAGLRADQEALRGSFIKSFQEEELRLREVNEQLRADNDKLQVTFKEENDLLKAALKEEYEQAKAQLKEEHEQLKAQLKAEQEALKATFKAEQEELRASMKEDNDRLKIELLSNLMEEETRVKESNAALRVEHDNLKTAFLAELKEEEERIKTSLADLRLDQEDLNSRKNNLCSELSTLEAACKFRREEVEDLTTQSEHMERKVLEGVMDLSKVLLMKKTASGLPEKKGPGGGNREFSSTLSRKRVVSGQQPLDTAGPNKARGTSAAISIALAQSGLSPEAKRNFSLTQISNNIPAGGIKRSQSVRNPAGGAANRGLRKESWTPMAATPKSRAASGNKAGKGYGDLMGDREVEGEDKENVPVVKEDEEEQVEIPQETEEIKVDEIRVDESEDEAESVAGDEATPVEGAAAPAVEEEESSESEDDNDEEEVEQKDGTALAAAKAAASSRASSPELEEASSSSDSESEDEEEVIDQPKTEAATTETKTADDAASEFTDDDIEHVEAESESESESENEKEAEEPTLTGDKLRKVSSGTTVVTPCGGDDDFSSSEESDFDDGASDWTNPPAALGTETNITALESEVGTPVEEKRKGA, from the exons ATGGCGCCCGTCGAGAGGGACACCCCTCGCGACCTAAGACACCAACATTCCGCCTCTCTTTCGGATCACGGCCGAGCCTTGGTTCCCAT GTGGGACAGCTCTGACCCCGAGAGGGCTCCTCCCCCACTTCCTCTCAACCCCCAGTCCCCCATCGTGTCGAGGACAGGAACTAGTAGTGCCATCCAGTCCGCCCATGCTGCcctggctgagaaggccCGGGAGAATGCCGCACTGGTGCCCCACGTACCCAAGCATCAGCGCCTCGAAGTCTCACCAGAACGCCCATTGCCCATCCCAGGCATGGCTCCCGCCCCCCTAGGCGCCAACACCCACCGCCGAATGAACTCTCTCCAGCCCACCTCGGTCAAGGATATGAGCATGATGATCGAGGCCGGCAGTTCCCCGGCGAGAGAACTTCCCGTACAAAGGTCCCCCGAGAAGAACACCCGGCCCGTTACCCCTTCGAGAAACGCAAGGAACTCCTGGATAGAAcccaaggacgagaaggacTACTTCGGCCACAGCGGCGATGACAGGTCAACATTGAAACCGGGTCCTAGTTTGACACCCATCATCCGTCCGACTGCCCGCCGGGCTACTCACCAGAGTATTCTGGGAGaaaacaccccccctccgtCAGCTACCATGCTCGCGCTGCAGAATATGAGCACCCAGTCTAACACTCACCTTCCTAGCACCAACACCAATCTCTACAGCTCCCCGATGGgtcccaaccccccccctcccagcatGGAGCCCGAGAAACCGCAACCGCCTCCGCCCCAACCGCAGGCGCACGCACAACCCTTAGGAGATATCACCAACAATTCGCATGCCATGGTCCAGGTAGCCAAGGTACCCGAGTCCCTGGATCTTCTTTCTAACCAGATTCTTACCCTCACCGATATTGCGACAACGCTCCAAAAGGAAATGTCTCTTCTTAGTCGACGTTCCCGTGACAATGCCACCGATCTTCTCAGCCTCAAGGAAGCGACCAATGCCCGCGACGAGGATATCCGCAAGAGTCTCCGAGACCTCATTACCGAGAGCAAAGCCAGAGCGGCCAACCGCGACCTCTATGGTGGTCCCCTGTTACTGGAAGGTCGTCATcacaccacctctcccactcaACTCAGTAAATCCGTCCGGCCATTTTCTCTTCCGCGTATTCCGTCCCCTAACAGCTTTGCAGCTTCCTTTGATCGCGAATCCATGTTGAGCACCCCATCCCTGGTCGGTTCGGAAACCGGAACAAACTCGACGACTGTCACCCTGGTAGAGAAGATCATACGGGATATGGCTACCAAGGAGGGACAGGAGAACCTGGGCCACAAACTCTCGGACCTTTCCGGTAAACTCTCTGGAATGGCCACTGCTGACAAAATCGAGGAACTTGCCAGGTTTATCAAGGAGAATCAACAACAGGCTGTCATTGCTGCCGCTGcgggcggtgctggtggcggcggcggcggcgggaacAAGAATCGCAGCTgggatgttggggaagatgacgacgatgataGCCCTAGTAACTCGAGCCGACTTTTGCAGGGCGGTGGAGACGTGAATGAGGAGGTTTACAAGGCTATCAAAACTGTCAAAGATAGCTTGGCCAACGCTGGCGGGCTTACTGCCGAGGTCAAGGCATTGGTTGTCAAGCTCCGGGGCGAGGTGCTACATATGGGACGCGACCTCGGGCAAAAGTTTGAAGAATTGCTCGCTGAGGGCGTGCCTAGCAACGGTGGGGGAGACGGCAACAAGGCGGACATGCAGCGCATTATCGAGCAAGGCCTGGCCCAAATGTCGGAGCAGATGAATAAGATCCTCAGGGATTACCGCTATACCGGCGGTAGTGGAGGTGATGTTTCGACAGAGGCCCATGCGCTGACCGGTCCGCGCGAGGCTCATCAGTTTGACTCGCAGGAGCTCTACAACGCTATGCGCGCCGCCCTCAAGGATACCCACCCAAGGACTCCCGACTTGAGGAGAGAGGACGTCATGCAGGCTGTAAAGGATGCTTGGGAGAAGTACAAACCCGAGATCGAGATTCAGCAAATTgggctggagagggaggaggttctcGAGTGTCTGGCGCAGGGCTTGGCTGACTTCAAGCGACCGATGGGCGCGACAAGGGACGAGGTCTTCTCTGCTGTGGCGGAGGGATTGAGAAACTATCAGCCACCCAAGGTCGAGATGTTGCGGAAGCAGGACATTCTCGAGGTAGTTACGGAGTGCCTTGGAGAATGGGAGGTTCCACAGCCACCCAAGACTGGTGACGAGGTCACGCGGGAGGATGTGCTTGATGCCGTTAGAGAAGGACTTCTTGCTATGCCGCCACCGCCTGAACCAAAGGGGGCTAGCAGGGACGATGTTATCGATGCTGTCGCCGATGCCTTGGACGCCTTTGATTTCAGCAAAACAGTTTCTAAGGCGCTTGTCACACAGCCGTTCACAAAGGGAGATGTAGCTGAGGCCGTGAGCCAGGCTTTGAAGGGACTGGATTTGTCTGATGACATGTTGGATGCTGTACAGGAAGGTCTGAGGGGACAGGAGGAAAAGGTACGACAGGCGGTTGAGCAAGGATTCAAGGGCTTTGATATTGAGGCTCTGGCGGCCATGATTCCCCGACCGGACTTGTCGCGCGTTGATGTTGCGGACGCAGTCAAGGAAGGACTTGAATTCCTCGACCTAAGCAGAGACGATGTTGCCGATGCAGTCAAGGATGGTTTGGAAAAGATGGACTTGACCAACACGCTCTCCAAGTCTGTAGCAGAGACCGTCAAGAAAGTGCTGGAGGACCACAACTTTGGCAGCTCTTCTCATTCGGCCAACAATGAGAGGGCGCTGGTGCCCAGAAGCGCTAGTATGGGCTCTCATATTCCTATGCCATCGCCCCCATCTTTTTCTGGTTCCGAGATCCCGATGAATGCCTCTCCTGGCTCATCAGTTTCGAAATCTGACATTGAAGAGGCCGTCAAGTCCGCCCTCGACTCACTCGACTTTTCGCTTGATTTGTCAGATGCTGTCAAGACTACACTCGATGGCTTTGACTTTGCGGCCGCTGCTGGTTCCAGCTCAGGTGCAACCAAGTCTGAGTTGTCCAAGGCTGATGTTGTCGACGCTGTCAAGGAAGGTATTCGGGCTTTGGATCTTTCCACTGAGATCGCGGCCGATGTGATTGATATCGTCAAAAAGGAGCTTGAGCAAGGAGATTCAGCCAAGAGCCAAGACCCCGAGGCTATGGTCGCGGCTGTTAAGCGTGGCCTTCAAGAGGTTGATCTGACGACTGAGATTGCTGCCGACTTGATGGAGTCTGTTCGTAAGGAGTTTCAGACTCTGTCATCTGGATCCGCAGTTATTTCTGCCAATGCCACTAGCCCAGCTGCTAGTAATGAAGAGGTTCTCGCCAAATTGCAGGAGATTAGGGACGCCATGGTTGCCGAGTTCAAGGCTGCTACTGAAGAGTCCAAGAAGAGCACCGTTGACAGTGACGGTCTTGAGAAGCTCAGGTCCGAGATTGAATCTTACGTTGAGCGCGTCAAGGGCGAATCATCATCTTCCGAGGACAAGGAAGAGTTCATGCAGGACTTGCTCAAAACTCTTGATGGCTTCCGcgacgaggttggtgagctggTGCTCAAGTCGACTGACAGTTCCAAGACCATGctcaaggaggagctcgagtCTCTCCGGGAGGTTGTCAACTCTAGCATGGTGCCTGTCACCCCACAGGCTGGCATGTACACCCAGGAAGTTCTCATGGCTATTCAGGAGGGGCTTTCAAGCCTGAGGGCTGAGGTTTCTTCACGGCCGATTGCCGGGCTGACTGAGATTCTCGACGCGCTTCAGGAAGGCCTGGGCGATATCCGAGTCAGCATTAACAACCTCCGCGACAAGCCTGCCGACCTCACCGCCAATGACGAAATTCTGGAAGCTCTGAAAGCTGGCCTCGATAGCGTTAGAGCCGATATCGATGACATGAGGAAGAGCACCAGCAACGAGCTAGctttggtgaagaaggcccaggacaacgacgaggaagagatcAAGGTCAGAGCTATCATCCCTGTTGAGAAAACCGTCCAGAAGGATGATATCAAAAATCTTGAGACCTTGCTTACCCAGCTGGGCAAAAAGGTTGAGGTGATGCAGGCTACCTCTGTTCCTGATCCCGATGCCATGTCCAAGGAAGACGCCCGCCGCATGCAGGATACGATCCGCCAGGTACAGGAGTCAGTTGCCAAGTTGCCGAGTCAAGTCCCACTTGCTTCGATGGAGGATGCACTCAAGAAGATCCAGGCGACGGTGATTGAGATGTCAACCCGCGATCCGCCCCCCCGCAAGCCAAAGGAACCAAGAGTACCGAGCGAGAATGATGAGCCCGCCCTTagggaggatgttgaggccATCGAGACCATTCTTCGCAATACCAAGGCTCGTCTGGACGATCTCATTGACGGCGAGCAGGGCGTGCGCAAGGATCATATTGATGCTTTGGAGGCACTCATTCTGGAGACCAGAGAATCCCTTGCCGGCCTGGTCAGTCATGTTGACACCCTATCCAAGAAGGATAACATCGACGCGTTGGAGACGCTCATCCTCGAGACTAGAGAGAGCGTGGGTGGCGTGGCTAGCCAGTTGGAGATTGTTTCTCAGAAGGAAGACATTCTCAAGGTCGAGTCACTGGTCAACCAGGTCGTTGCTGCTTTCGACGAGATGAAAGAGCGCCATGAGAAGGCTTTGGACGACCCCGAGCGAATCACCAAGACCGACGTCGAGGCTGTCGAGGCGGTTTGTCTTGATACCAAGGTGCTCATTGAGAATATCATGAAGGTTGATTTGGCTTCGCTGCCGACAAAGGAGAACATGGACAACCTCGAGCTTCAGCTTGGGGAGCTGAAGGAGTGCATAGATTTCCATGCTCTGGATGCCCAGAAAGCAACGGAGGATAGGCAGGCGGAGATTGTCGGTGTCGGTGagcgggttggggaggtcAAGGCTATTTTGGAGGACTTCCATGGCGTGTTGAGGGgcaagctggaggagggggcaaAGGGGGTGGACTCGATTCATCTTTTGCTTGATGGCTTCAGCACTACTATCAAGGAGGCTATTACCAAGAACGACACTGTTGGCGACGACTTGAAGGTTATGCTTGATGCTCTCAAGACTGATGTCGAGGAGTCCAAGGCTAGTTTTTCGACTGCCAACTTGGAGACCAACGAGAAGGTTCAAGCGGCCAGCAACACTGTCATTGCCAAATTGGATGAGCGGATTGCTGATCTGATGGGCAAGTATGACGAGTTCCAGCTTCTTCATGAGGAACGGGCTGCCAAGGGTGAGAAGCGAGATGCCGACATGGAGGCGGCAGTTGTTGGCAACAAGGCTATTGCTGAAGAGCTTAAACAGTTGGTTGATACTCTTGGGTCTGCTGTCACCGACtcgatggagaggatggaggaggcttCCAAGACTGTGTTTGAGCGGGTTGAGGCGCTTGTTACCAAGTCTGATGAAGGCCAGCTTGAGGCCAAAACTGAACATTCCCTCACTCGTGAGATAGTTCAAgaggccatcaccaaggtcGGCAGTGTCAATGACCAGGTTGCCGAGTACCAGCCCAAGATTCTTCAGACCCTTGAAGACTTCGTCTCGACGGTTGGTCAGCATTATGAGCAGCTCCACACCAAGGCCCAGGCTATCCAGGAGCGCGTTGAGATTCCTGTCGAAAAGTACGATGACACTGTTGTCAATGAGAAGCTTGATGTTCTTGTCGGCCATACTGAGGTTGCCGACAAGGCGTTCGGGCGGCTGGACACTCTTGATGAGGTTCACTCTCAGGTCAAGgccactgctgctgagctcgccatcttcattGCTGCTCAGACTCAACGCATCGCCGATGAGCatgaggacaaggagaagacaCTTCAGGAGACCATCGTTGCCTTGGAGCGCAAGCTtgaggagaagcagcaggtTGAGGCTCAGATTTCCAATCTTCGCGAGGAACAGGAGCGCCTCAAGCAGTATATCTCTGTCACTCTTCCTCAAGAGCAGGAGCAGATTACCATTGCCTTCATGTCCAACCTTCAGAGCGAAGAGGCCCGACTCAAGGAGACGATCACGTCCCTCAAAGAGGAGCAAGAGCTCCTGAAGGAGACTTTCTTGTCTAATTTGAAGGAGGAGCAAACCCGGATCAAGGAAGCCAACGTCGCCCTAAAGGCTGAACAAGACCAGCTCAAGGAGTCTTTTATCGCCAACCTCAAGGAAGAGCAAGCACGCATCATGGAGACCAATGTTGCCttgaaggaggagcaggataAGCTCAAGGAGACTTTCTTGGCCAACCTtcgtgaagaggagggcaggCTTAAGGAGTTGAACGATGCCCTCCGGGAAGAGCAGCAGACCATCCGTGACACCTATCTCGCCAATCTCAGAGAGGAAGAGTCGCTTCTCAAAGAGATCAATGCCGGCCTTCGCGCTGACCAGGAGGCTCTCCGTGGGAGCTTCATCAAGAGCTtccaggaggaagagctcaGACTTCGCGAGGTCAATGAGCAGCTCCGCGCCGATAACGACAAGCTCCAGGTCACCTTTAAGGAGGAGAATGATTTGCTCAAGGCTGCTCTGAAGGAAGAGTATGAGCAGGCCAAGGCCCAACTCAAGGAGGAGCATGAACAACTCAAGGCCCAGCTGAAGGCTGAGCAAGAGGCTCTCAAGGCCACCTTTAAGGCTGAGCAAGAAGAGCTTCGTGCTTCCATGAAGGAGGACAATGATCGTCTCAAGATTGAGTTGCTCTCCAACCTCATGGAAGAAGAGACCAGAGTCAAGGAATCCAATGCCGCCCTCCGCGTTGAGCACGACAATCTCAAGactgccttcttggccgagctcaaggaggaagaggagcgtATCAAGACCAGCCTGGCTGATTTGCGCCTTGACCAAGAGGATCTCAACTCGCGCAAGAACAACCTCTGCTCTGAGCTGTCTACTCTCGAGGCTGCCTGCAAGTTCCGCcgtgaggaggttgaagatcTCACCACCCAGTCCGAGCACATGGAGCGCAAGGTGCTGGAGGGTGTCATGGATCTTTCCAAGGTGTTGCTCATGAAGAAGACTGCCAGCGGCCTgcccgagaagaagggacCCGGTGGCGGCAACAGGGAGTTTTCGTCTACATTGAGCAGAAAGAGGGTTGTTAGTGGACAGCAACCGCTTGATACTGCCGGTCCGAACAAGGCTAGGGGCACCTCGGCTGCGATCAGTATCGCGCTTGCTCAGTCTGGTCTCAGTCCTGAGGCTAAGAGGAACTTTAGCTTGACGCAGATCAGCAATAACATCCCTGCCGGCGGCATCAAGAGAAGCCAGAGCGTTAGGAACCctgctggcggtgctgcgAACAGGGGCCTTAGGAAAGAGAGCTGGACTCCGATGGCGGCTACGCCTAAGAGCAGGGCTGCGAGTGGGAACAAGGCTGGGAAGGGGTATGGGGATTTGATGGGGGATcgagaggtggagggggaggataagGAGAATGTCCCGGTTGtcaaggaggatgaggaggagcaggttgAGATTCCTCAAGAGACTGAGGAGATCAAGGTTGATGAGATTCGGGTTGATGAAtcggaggatgaggctgagTCGGTGGCTGGTGATGAGGCTACTCCTGTTGAgggggctgctgctcctgctgttgaggaggaggagagcagtGAGTCTGAGGATGATaacgacgaggaagaggttgagcaAAAGGATGGGACTGCTCTTGCCGCTGCCAAGGCCGCTGCTTCTTCCCGTGCTTCTTCGcccgagctggaggaggcgtcttcttcgtcggaCTCTGAatccgaggatgaggaggaggtcatcGACCAGCCAAAGACTGAAGCCGCCACAACTGAAACCAAGACTGCTGACGACGCGGCCTCGGAGTTTACTGACGATGATATTGAGCATGTCGAAGCTGAGTCGGAGTCTGAGTCGGAGTCTGAGAATGAAAAGGAAGCTGAAGAGCCGACGTTGACTGGAGACAAGTTGAGAAAGGTCAGCAGTGGCACGACGGTTGTTACtccttgtggtggtgatgatgatttcaGTAGTAGTGAGGAGTCGgattttgatgatggggctAGTGACTGGACTAATCCGCCTGCTGCTTTGGGGACAGAGACGAATATTACTGCGCTGGAGAGCGAGGTTGGGACGCCggttgaggagaagaggaagggggctTGA